From Phragmites australis chromosome 5, lpPhrAust1.1, whole genome shotgun sequence, a single genomic window includes:
- the LOC133918713 gene encoding peroxidase P7-like — translation MAVFPALRARALLLAAVVLLVGALERGTDAQLSAGFYSASCPTVHSVVRQVMSQAVMNDTRNGAAILRLFFHDCFVNGCDASLLLDDTPTTPSEKGAGPNAGGSTFDFDLIDTIKTQVEAACPATVSCADILALAARDSVNLLGGPSWAVPLGRRDATFPNSTGAATDLPGPDSDLNALLAAFAAKGLALRDLAALSGAHTVGMARCSSFRTRVYCDANVSPAFASQQRQSCLASGGDAVLAPLDSLTPNEFDNGYYRNLVAGAGLLHSDQELFNNGPVDTLVRLYSANAGAFASDFAASMVRLGNVSPLTGSSGEIRLDCRKVNS, via the exons ATGGCCGTCTTCCCCGCGCTGAGGGCGAGAGCACTGCTCCTGGCGGCGGTCGTCCTGCTCGTCGGCGCGCTCGAGCGCGGCACGGACGCGCAGCTCTCGGCAGGGTTCTACTCCGCGAGCTGCCCCACCGTGCACAGCGTCGTGCGCCAGGTCATGTCGCAGGCCGTCATGAACGACACGCGCAACGGCGCCGCCATCCTCCGCCTcttcttccacgactgcttcgtcaaT GGGTGCGACGCCTCGCTGCTGCTGGACGACACGCCGACGACGCCCAGCGAGAAGGGCGCCGGCCCCAACGCCGGCGGCTCCACCTTCGACTTCGACCTCATCGACACCATCAAGACACAGGTCGAGGCCGCCTGCCCCGCCACCGTCTCTTGCGCCGACATCCTCGCCCTCGCCGCGCGCGACAGCGTCAACCTg CTCGGCGGGCCGAGCTGGGCCGTGCCGCTCGGCAGGCGCGACGCGACGTTCCCGAACAGCACGGGCGCGGCGACGGACCTCCCGGGCCCGGACTCCGACCTCAACGCGCTCCTGGCCGCCTTCGCCGCCAAGGGCCTCGCGCTGCGCGACCTCGCCGCGCTGTCCGGCGCGCACACGGTGGGCATGGCGCGCTGCTCCAGCTTCCGCACCCGCGTCTACTGCGACGCCAACGTGAGCCCCGCGTTCGCGTCGCAACAGCGGCAGTCCTGCCTGGCCTCCGGCGGCGACGCCGTCCTCGCGCCGCTGGACTCGCTCACCCCCAACGAGTTCGACAACGGGTACTATCGGAACCTAGTGGCCGGCGCCGGGCTGCTGCACTCCGACCAGGAGCTCTTCAACAACGGGCCCGTCGACACGCTGGTGCGGCTGTACAGCGCGAACGCCGGCGCGTTCGCGTCGGACTTCGCCGCGTCCATGGTCAGGCTCGGGAACGTCAGCCCGCTGACGGGCTCCAGCGGGGAGATCAGGCTCGACTGCAGGAAAGTGAATTCGTGA